The following are from one region of the Epinephelus fuscoguttatus linkage group LG11, E.fuscoguttatus.final_Chr_v1 genome:
- the acot20 gene encoding acyl-coenzyme A thioesterase 1, producing the protein MAFSQIRLKILPSVRCLFDKMVQVKVEGLAPYKQVQLRSKLVDDRGVIFKASALYKADETGQVDVCRTPSLGGSYTGVEPMGLFWSMAPETPHSKFLKKNVVSPTLVDIEALCGETGEVLASETNERDYMTEGMKRIPVQEGRIRGVLFVPPGKGPFPGIVDLYTFGGRLTEARASLLASKGFVVLALAYFGYEGLPKKPKKLELEYFEEAVTYLRRQPEVKGPGIGIISISHSGGLALAMSSFLSGISATVCINTCNANTVIPLHYKDIVMPPLPSVIWKIRITTSWLLNIRNAISDPSLEKNKASLIPIERANCQFLFAVSEDDCNWNSPLYAEQAAATLRKHGKESFEVVTYPKAGHFLEVPYMPYCPSAFHAAVGREVVFGGEPKAHIEAQLDLWERVQEFFKNHLDT; encoded by the exons ATGGCTTTTTCACAGATCCGCCTGAAAATTCTCCCCAGTGTTCGCTGTCTCTTCGATAAAATGGTACAGGTAAAAGTTGAGGGACTTGCTCCTTACAAACAAGTTCAGCTGAGGTCCAAACTAGTTGATGACAGAGGGGTGATTTTCAAGGCTTCTGCCCTGTACAAAGCAGATGAAACTGGCCAGGTGGATGTGTGCCGCACACCTTCTCTGGGAGGAAGTTACACCGGTGTGGAGCCCATGGGTTTGTTTTGGTCCATGGCACCGGAGACGCCGCACAGTAAATTCTTGAAGAAGAACGTCGTCAGCCCAACATTGGTGGACATAGAAGCACTGTGTGGAGAGACTGGTGAGGTCTTAGCGTCTGAAACCAACGAGAGAGACTACATGACAGAGGGGATGAAGAGAATACCTGTGCAAGAGGGAAGAATACGAGGAGTCCTCTTCGTACCACCAG GAAAGGGTCCATTCCCAGGAATAGTGGATTTGTACACATTTGGTGGTCGTCTTACAGAGGCCAGAGCCAGCCTCTTGGCCAGTAAAGGTTTTGTTGTTCTGGCTTTGGCTTATTTTGGCTACGAGGGTTTGCCAAAAAAACCTAAAAAGTTGGAATTGGAGTACTTTGAAGAAGCTGTAACATATCTGAGGAGACAGCCAGAG GTTAAAGGTCCTGGGATTGGCATCATCTCAATCTCCCACAGTGGCGGTTTGGCTTTGGCCATGTCATCTTTCCTCTCTGGGATCTCAGCAACTGTCTGTATTAACACCTGCAATGCAAATACTGTGATTCCTTTACACTACAAAGACATCGTGATGCCTCCACTTCCCTCTGTCATCTGGAAGATCAGAATCACAACCTCTTGGCTTTTAAATATACGCAATGCCATATCTGACCCTTCCTTGGAAAAGAACAAGGCGTCATTGATTCCGATCGAACGTGCCAACTGCCAGTTCCTATTTGCTGTTTCTGAAGATGACTGCAATTGGAACAGTCCGTTATATGCCGAGCAGGCTGCCGCAACACTGAGAAAACACGGCAAAGAGTCTTTTGAAGTGGTGACATACCCGAAAGCCGGACACTTTTTGGAAGTCCCTTACATGCCTTATTGTCCGTCTGCGTTCCATGCGGCAGTTGGAAGGGAAGTGGTGTTTGGTGGTGAGCCAAAAGCCCACATTGAGGCTCAGCTGGACCTGTGGGAAAGGGTCCAGGAGTTCTTCAAGAACCACTTGGACACTTAG